Proteins from a genomic interval of Planctomycetota bacterium:
- a CDS encoding elongation factor G gives MKVEDTRNIAFIGHGDSGKTSLVELMLFKAKATTRLGEVAEGTAVCDYEPDEKERKHSIDCGLAYCKWKDKNLNIIDTPGYPDFAAEAISGLSAADAAFVAINASSGIMVNTRKMWEHATHLNIPKAIIVTKLDTPNLNFDEILTSVREVFGDNCLLVNNPVGIGGDLKSVSNLIDNPEKLAPELKKLRDQLIEAVVEVNDTLLNKYLDGKDISEAEITEAFRLAILKGKVIPVLATSMKKDVGVDELLDFIVKYLPSPVDRGAKTAFSTAKDDKTEENFQPTEGGVFSAYMFKCISDPFVGRLSYLRLYSGSLDANGSLYNPRTRKSERFMKMFKVFGKEQRPVDKAFCGDIVVIPKLEDVNIGDTVFTVEKSFRFPEVKFPQPMVSLAAEPKSKGDEQRLSVALHKMSQSDPAFKLIRDRQTHELVITGMSSLHIDVLLNRLKNKYDVQLNTKQPKIPYKETILAKSAASHKHKKQSGGRGQYGEVYMRLEPLPRSDGFKFVDEIFGGSIPSQYLPAIEKGVVDVMDKGVIAGYPVVDVQVTVYDGSYHEVDSSEAAFKIAGSKAFKAAFMLGKPVLLEPIVNIEVNTPSKYMGDITGDLNSRRGRITGMDTSGGQQIIKATIPLGEIANYSTELRSITAGEAHYSIELSHYDAVPHKVQEAIVAKSKPHEEKEEE, from the coding sequence CAAAGCCAAGGCGACAACCCGACTGGGTGAGGTGGCCGAAGGCACCGCAGTCTGCGATTACGAGCCGGATGAGAAGGAACGCAAGCATTCCATTGACTGTGGCCTGGCCTATTGCAAATGGAAGGACAAAAATCTTAATATCATTGATACCCCCGGATATCCTGATTTTGCGGCCGAGGCGATTTCGGGCTTATCCGCGGCTGACGCGGCATTCGTGGCCATAAACGCCTCTTCAGGAATTATGGTCAATACCCGTAAGATGTGGGAACACGCCACTCATCTTAATATTCCCAAAGCTATTATTGTTACCAAGCTGGATACGCCGAATCTTAATTTTGATGAGATACTGACCTCGGTCCGGGAGGTGTTCGGGGATAATTGCCTGCTGGTTAACAATCCGGTCGGCATCGGCGGCGATTTGAAGTCGGTCAGTAATCTGATTGACAATCCCGAGAAGCTGGCGCCGGAATTGAAGAAGCTGAGAGACCAATTGATAGAAGCAGTGGTGGAGGTGAACGATACCCTGCTGAATAAATATTTAGACGGCAAGGACATCAGCGAGGCGGAAATTACCGAGGCGTTCCGGCTGGCCATCCTGAAGGGCAAGGTTATTCCGGTGCTGGCCACGTCTATGAAAAAGGATGTCGGGGTGGATGAACTGCTTGATTTCATCGTGAAATACCTGCCGTCTCCGGTGGATAGGGGAGCCAAAACGGCGTTCAGCACCGCTAAGGATGACAAGACGGAAGAGAATTTCCAGCCGACTGAAGGGGGAGTCTTCAGCGCCTACATGTTTAAGTGCATCAGCGACCCGTTCGTGGGCCGGCTGTCCTATCTGCGGTTATATTCCGGCAGTTTGGATGCCAACGGTTCGTTGTATAACCCGCGCACCAGGAAATCAGAACGTTTTATGAAGATGTTCAAGGTCTTCGGCAAGGAACAGCGGCCGGTTGACAAGGCGTTCTGCGGCGACATTGTGGTTATTCCCAAGTTAGAAGATGTGAATATCGGCGATACGGTCTTTACCGTTGAGAAATCATTTCGGTTCCCGGAGGTCAAGTTCCCGCAGCCGATGGTTTCGCTGGCCGCCGAGCCCAAGAGCAAGGGCGATGAACAGAGATTGAGCGTGGCGCTTCATAAGATGTCGCAATCAGACCCGGCATTCAAGCTAATCCGCGACCGGCAGACCCATGAATTGGTGATTACCGGCATGAGCAGTTTGCATATTGATGTCCTGCTCAACCGCCTAAAGAATAAATATGATGTCCAGTTAAACACCAAGCAGCCCAAAATACCGTATAAGGAGACGATTCTGGCCAAGAGCGCGGCCTCGCATAAGCATAAGAAACAAAGCGGCGGCCGGGGACAGTATGGCGAGGTCTATATGCGGCTGGAACCGCTGCCCAGAAGCGATGGATTCAAGTTCGTCGATGAGATATTCGGCGGTTCCATCCCGAGCCAGTATCTGCCGGCCATTGAAAAAGGCGTTGTTGACGTAATGGATAAAGGCGTCATTGCCGGATATCCGGTGGTGGATGTCCAGGTGACGGTCTATGACGGCTCGTATCACGAAGTGGATTCGTCTGAAGCGGCATTTAAGATCGCCGGTTCAAAGGCATTCAAGGCCGCATTTATGCTGGGCAAGCCGGTGCTGCTGGAACCGATTGTGAATATAGAGGTAAACACGCCCTCAAAATATATGGGCGATATTACCGGTGATTTAAACTCCCGGCGCGGCCGGATTACCGGGATGGATACTTCCGGCGGCCAGCAGATAATAAAGGCCACGATACCGTTGGGAGAAATTGCCAATTATTCGACGGAACTGCGCTCGATTACGGCCGGGGAGGCGCATTATTCAATCGAATTATCGCATTATGACGCGGTGCCGCACAAGGTGCAGGAAGCAATCGTTGCCAAGAGCAAACCTCACGAA